The following coding sequences are from one Pseudomonas mendocina window:
- a CDS encoding beta-ketoacyl-ACP synthase III, which produces MVTPVFINRISACLPHEPVDNEQMEARLGMVGGKPSRARKLVLRRNGIVQRHYVIDPRTGEPSMSNAQLSAEAIRGLQGDGFALSQLDCLVASTSSPDQVMPGHAVMVHGELGNPSCEVATTAGICLCGMTALKYAWMSVASGESRHAVACGSEVASTLMQARNFNAEYESRVDELEKHPEIAFEKDFLRWMLSDGAGAVLLQDRPNSNGLSLRIDWLDIYSFADQMPPCMYAGADMQDDALRGWSRYDADERAKQSVMAIKQNVKLLNENIVKFTVEEALKRIMARRELRVADIDWFLPHYSSEFFREPLAVGLANVDLPIPMERWFTNLTSKGNTGAASIFIILEELFNGGRLRSGQRLLCYVPESGRFSSAFMHLTVVGDEA; this is translated from the coding sequence GTGGTAACCCCTGTATTCATCAACCGGATCAGCGCCTGCCTGCCGCACGAGCCCGTGGACAACGAGCAGATGGAAGCGCGCCTGGGCATGGTCGGCGGCAAACCGTCGCGTGCACGCAAGCTGGTGCTGCGCCGCAATGGCATCGTGCAGCGTCACTACGTGATCGACCCGCGCACCGGCGAGCCGAGCATGAGCAACGCCCAGCTCAGCGCCGAGGCCATTCGCGGCCTGCAGGGCGACGGCTTCGCGCTGAGCCAGCTCGACTGTCTGGTGGCCAGCACATCGTCGCCGGATCAGGTGATGCCGGGCCATGCCGTGATGGTGCATGGCGAGTTGGGTAATCCGTCCTGCGAGGTGGCGACCACCGCCGGCATCTGCCTGTGCGGAATGACGGCGCTGAAATATGCCTGGATGAGCGTCGCCAGTGGCGAGAGTCGCCATGCCGTGGCCTGTGGCTCTGAGGTCGCTTCGACGTTGATGCAGGCGCGCAACTTCAACGCCGAGTACGAGAGCCGTGTCGATGAGCTGGAAAAGCACCCGGAGATCGCTTTCGAGAAGGATTTCCTGCGCTGGATGCTTTCCGATGGTGCTGGTGCGGTGTTGTTGCAGGATCGCCCGAATTCGAACGGCCTGAGCCTGCGCATCGATTGGCTGGATATCTACTCCTTCGCCGATCAGATGCCGCCCTGCATGTATGCCGGTGCCGACATGCAGGACGATGCCCTGCGTGGCTGGAGCCGTTACGACGCCGACGAGCGTGCCAAGCAGTCGGTGATGGCGATCAAGCAGAACGTCAAACTGCTCAACGAGAACATCGTCAAGTTCACCGTGGAAGAGGCGCTCAAGCGCATCATGGCGCGCCGTGAGTTGCGCGTGGCGGATATCGACTGGTTCCTGCCGCACTATTCCTCGGAGTTCTTCCGCGAGCCGCTGGCCGTGGGCCTAGCCAATGTCGATCTGCCGATCCCAATGGAACGCTGGTTCACCAACCTGACCAGCAAGGGCAACACCGGCGCGGCGTCGATCTTCATCATCCTCGAAGAGCTGTTCAATGGCGGGCGCCTGCGCAGCGGCCAGAGGTTGCTCTGCTACGTGCCCGAAAGCGGGCGCTTTTCCAGTGCGTTCATGCACCTGACGGTGGTTGGCGATGAAGCTTGA
- a CDS encoding DUF2141 domain-containing protein: MPQRLLQTVTRLCQLCLLVPLLACQSIQAGDLLIRVEGKQDQANLYLALVPADQQDWQPSLHELQGTQTPLRLSDLPPGRYAVQVFQDSNGNGQLDLSPRGIPLEPVGFSGNPSLFGGKPKPSDSLFEHGTADSVISVRLIAPRKNKERLAPVAPRAGDR, translated from the coding sequence ATGCCACAGAGACTTCTTCAAACCGTAACCCGCCTGTGCCAACTTTGCCTATTGGTTCCGCTACTCGCTTGCCAGTCGATCCAGGCAGGCGACCTGCTGATCAGGGTAGAAGGCAAGCAGGATCAGGCAAATCTGTACCTGGCACTGGTACCTGCCGACCAGCAGGACTGGCAGCCCAGCCTGCACGAACTGCAGGGTACGCAAACACCACTGCGCCTGAGCGATCTGCCGCCCGGTCGCTATGCCGTACAGGTGTTCCAGGACAGCAACGGTAACGGCCAGCTGGATCTCAGCCCGCGTGGCATCCCGCTGGAGCCGGTCGGCTTCTCCGGCAATCCGTCGCTCTTCGGCGGCAAACCCAAACCCAGCGACAGCCTGTTCGAGCATGGCACGGCGGACAGCGTGATCAGTGTGCGCCTGATTGCACCGCGCAAGAACAAGGAACGCCTAGCCCCCGTTGCACCACGCGCCGGGGATCGCTAG